A genomic segment from Bryobacteraceae bacterium encodes:
- a CDS encoding efflux RND transporter permease subunit, giving the protein MQKLARICVERPVFATMLVLFLVVLGLDSYRKLGVDFFPKVEFPIVTITTTLRGAAPEEVESQVTKRIEEAVNTVSGIDDLSSVSAEGTSLVTVQFVLEKDPDVAAQEIRDKVARIVGQLPDDADPPVVDKLATDASPILNIVVSSQRDLRETTKLVDDRIKKNLESLPGVGQVRFLGERIRQIQVMLDPDRTFAYGLNVDQIRAALAAQNVEVPGGRVLQGSVETSVRTLGRVEKPSDFGKVIVGTRNASPIRVNDIAEVVDGYEEPRSLARLDGAPAVVLEIRKQAGTNTLSVIQAVKDRVEELRPLVPADFQIAYTRDQSYFIEEAFHAVEEHLVLGGFLAGLVVLLFMRSWRSTLIAAVAIPTSIIATYTLMNMMGFTLDQITMLALVLMVGIVIDDAIVVLENVFRFMEEKGLGPVEAAIEGTRDIGLAVMATTLSLIIIFLPVAFMEGIVGKFMSSFGFTAAFAVGVSLLVSFTLTPMLCSRFLRVGGGHDTKDTWLYKAFAVPYRAMLTWSMRHRWVVVLGCVAVMLSTGPLFMGIGKSFLPTDDQSEFEVTVKMPPGTSIEGTEKVMAQVEAELKQMAGVRNLLTTIGADIRRQVDRGSVIVELVQPHERKQSQDDLMTESRDRLAKIRNATIGVQLPSLIQGADNRELMFFIQGPDLEQLDKYARAFKEKLATVPGLVDFDTNYEPGKPEYRVVINRDKAADLNVSVASVATAVRTLVAGDQQATTYREGDDRYDVQLRVKESARSSPRVLERLYVPSTTLGNVPLGNIATLQPSTGPAQISRYNRQRQVLMMANIAPGQSLSNVLQVLDDTVRELKMPLEYRTGTIGRTKEFGRAAKAYLFAFLLSIALMYMILAAQFESFVDPITILLSLPLSVPFALISLNLARENFSIIYSSVGVLVLFGIVKKNAILQIDHVKSLRAAGETRLNAILHGCEDRLRPILMTTAALVAGMIPLALGGGAGSGSRRTVAIMVIGGQSLCLLLTLLVTPVAYSLFDDFVHSPVWSRIGRWMPGARRPVEASGD; this is encoded by the coding sequence CGACTCCTATCGAAAACTGGGCGTGGACTTCTTCCCGAAGGTGGAGTTCCCGATCGTCACGATCACGACGACGCTGCGCGGAGCGGCGCCGGAGGAAGTGGAATCGCAGGTCACCAAGCGGATCGAAGAGGCCGTGAACACGGTGAGCGGCATCGACGATTTGAGTTCGGTGTCGGCGGAGGGCACGTCGCTGGTGACGGTGCAGTTCGTGCTCGAGAAGGACCCGGATGTGGCCGCGCAGGAGATCCGGGACAAGGTGGCGCGCATCGTGGGCCAGTTGCCCGACGACGCCGATCCGCCGGTGGTGGACAAGCTGGCCACGGACGCGTCGCCGATCCTGAACATCGTCGTATCGAGCCAGCGCGATCTGCGGGAGACGACGAAGCTGGTGGACGATCGCATCAAGAAGAACCTCGAATCGTTGCCCGGCGTCGGACAAGTTCGGTTTCTGGGAGAGCGCATCCGGCAGATCCAGGTGATGCTCGATCCGGACCGGACGTTCGCCTACGGCTTGAACGTGGATCAGATTCGGGCCGCGCTGGCGGCGCAAAACGTGGAAGTGCCGGGCGGCCGCGTGCTGCAGGGGTCCGTGGAGACATCGGTTAGAACCCTTGGGCGCGTGGAAAAGCCGTCGGACTTCGGCAAGGTGATCGTTGGCACGCGAAACGCGTCGCCGATCCGGGTGAACGACATCGCCGAAGTAGTGGACGGCTATGAGGAGCCGCGATCGCTGGCGCGCTTGGACGGAGCCCCGGCCGTGGTGCTCGAGATCCGGAAGCAGGCGGGAACGAACACGCTTTCGGTGATCCAGGCGGTGAAGGACCGTGTCGAGGAACTGCGTCCGCTCGTTCCGGCGGACTTTCAGATTGCTTACACGCGCGACCAATCCTACTTCATTGAGGAGGCGTTTCACGCCGTGGAGGAGCACCTCGTGCTCGGCGGGTTCCTCGCCGGGCTCGTTGTGCTCCTGTTCATGCGGAGCTGGCGTTCGACGTTGATCGCGGCGGTAGCCATTCCAACGTCGATCATCGCCACCTACACGCTCATGAACATGATGGGCTTCACCCTGGACCAGATCACGATGCTGGCGCTGGTTCTGATGGTCGGCATCGTCATTGACGACGCGATCGTGGTGCTTGAAAACGTGTTCCGGTTCATGGAAGAGAAAGGCCTCGGGCCGGTGGAGGCAGCGATCGAGGGCACTCGGGACATCGGCCTGGCGGTGATGGCGACGACGCTCAGCCTGATTATCATCTTCCTGCCGGTGGCGTTCATGGAAGGCATCGTCGGGAAGTTCATGTCGAGCTTCGGATTCACGGCGGCGTTCGCCGTGGGGGTGAGTCTGCTTGTGAGCTTCACACTCACACCGATGTTGTGCTCCCGATTCCTGAGGGTGGGCGGCGGCCACGACACGAAGGATACGTGGTTGTACAAGGCATTCGCCGTACCGTACCGGGCGATGCTGACATGGTCCATGCGCCATCGCTGGGTGGTGGTGCTGGGATGCGTCGCGGTGATGTTGTCGACCGGGCCGCTATTCATGGGGATCGGCAAGTCGTTTCTGCCCACCGACGACCAGAGCGAGTTCGAGGTGACGGTGAAGATGCCGCCGGGCACCTCGATCGAAGGGACCGAGAAGGTGATGGCGCAGGTGGAAGCCGAGCTGAAGCAGATGGCCGGCGTGCGGAACCTGCTGACGACGATCGGAGCCGATATCCGGCGGCAGGTGGACCGCGGCTCGGTGATCGTCGAGCTCGTGCAGCCGCATGAGCGCAAGCAGAGCCAGGACGACCTGATGACGGAATCGCGCGACCGGCTGGCGAAGATCCGGAACGCCACGATCGGCGTGCAGTTGCCTTCGCTGATCCAGGGCGCCGACAACCGCGAGTTGATGTTCTTCATCCAGGGGCCAGACCTGGAGCAGCTCGACAAGTACGCGCGGGCGTTCAAGGAGAAGCTGGCGACCGTGCCGGGGCTGGTCGACTTCGACACCAACTACGAACCGGGCAAGCCCGAGTACCGCGTGGTGATCAACCGCGACAAGGCGGCGGATCTGAACGTGAGCGTCGCCTCGGTGGCGACGGCCGTCCGAACACTAGTGGCGGGCGACCAACAAGCGACAACGTATCGCGAGGGCGACGACCGGTACGACGTGCAGTTGCGGGTGAAAGAGAGCGCACGCAGTTCGCCGCGGGTGCTCGAACGGTTGTACGTGCCTTCGACAACGCTGGGGAACGTTCCACTGGGAAACATCGCGACGCTGCAGCCGTCGACCGGTCCGGCGCAGATTTCGCGCTACAACCGGCAGCGGCAGGTGTTGATGATGGCCAACATCGCGCCGGGACAATCCCTCTCGAACGTGCTGCAGGTGCTCGACGACACGGTCCGAGAATTGAAGATGCCGCTTGAGTATCGCACCGGAACCATCGGACGCACGAAAGAGTTCGGCCGGGCGGCCAAGGCGTACCTGTTCGCGTTTCTGCTTTCCATCGCGCTGATGTACATGATTCTGGCGGCGCAGTTTGAAAGCTTCGTCGATCCGATCACCATCCTGCTGAGCCTGCCGCTTTCGGTGCCGTTCGCGCTGATTTCGCTGAATCTCGCGAGGGAGAACTTCTCGATCATCTACAGCTCGGTGGGCGTGCTCGTATTGTTCGGCATCGTGAAGAAGAACGCGATTCTGCAGATCGATCACGTAAAGAGCCTGCGCGCCGCCGGCGAGACGCGGCTGAACGCGATCCTGCACGGCTGCGAAGACCGCCTCCGGCCGATCCTGATGACAACCGCCGCGCTGGTGGCCGGCATGATCCCATTGGCGCTCGGCGGCGGAGCTGGATCGGGGAGCCGGCGCACGGTGGCCATCATGGTGATCGGGGGGCAGTCCCTGTGTTTGCTGTTGACGCTGCTGGTGACGCCCGTGGCGTATTCGCTGTTTGACGACTTCGTACACTCGCCAGTATGGTCGCGGATCGGGCGTTGGATGCCCGGCGCGCGGCGCCCGGTGGAGGCGTCCGGAGACTAG
- a CDS encoding TolC family protein has protein sequence MTNRIWFGTIVGLCCLTATAQEPARVGVGVIERRMALEDVLKMALGNNLELEIQRTEVSNARLAIDAARGAFDGIFRWQPGYERRNTPTSSLLFGADGKLAENFHNQNFSFVQRMPWHGGQVQASFNNNRTATTNPFVGLNPTVTSQFVMQYTQPLLRNRKTDRERTEIVVRSKQADVSEVDLDLRVTDVVVRTEMAYWDLVAARQDVTVKAESVSVAREQVDRNKRMIDAGTLAPVELAASEAELARREDTYHAAVGVVTEVENSLKTLIAGGRQDDIWKDAIVPSEENTVERPESNLNAAVSTALSRRRELRELTLRNEINGTQADLAKDQLRPQVNLVGAYISTGLAGSQASTSNPFSEANVLTATRLNELSAIAGLPPLPTDGFGSGVPTSLVGGYGSALSGLFGGSYQSVQVGISLDWNVRNRAALSALGQTAVNERRLKFERARTEQAIESQVRNALQALETARQRITASEAAVKAAKEKLDSETRLFQSGESTNFFVLTRQNEYSDSMRRLVVSRLEYNKAVARLHLALGTTLETHQISVR, from the coding sequence ATGACAAATCGAATCTGGTTCGGAACCATAGTCGGATTGTGTTGTCTCACCGCGACGGCCCAGGAGCCGGCGCGCGTGGGCGTCGGGGTAATCGAGCGGCGGATGGCGCTCGAAGACGTCCTCAAGATGGCGCTCGGGAACAACCTGGAACTAGAGATTCAGAGGACCGAGGTGAGCAACGCCCGGCTCGCGATCGACGCCGCCCGCGGCGCTTTCGACGGAATCTTCCGTTGGCAGCCCGGCTATGAGAGGCGCAACACGCCTACCAGCTCACTGCTTTTCGGCGCGGACGGCAAGCTCGCCGAGAATTTTCACAATCAGAACTTTTCGTTCGTCCAGCGCATGCCCTGGCACGGCGGGCAGGTGCAGGCTTCGTTCAACAACAATCGGACGGCAACCACCAATCCGTTTGTCGGGCTCAATCCGACCGTGACCTCGCAGTTCGTCATGCAGTACACGCAGCCTCTGCTGCGGAATCGCAAGACGGACCGGGAGCGAACGGAGATCGTCGTACGGAGCAAGCAGGCGGACGTCAGCGAAGTGGATCTCGATCTGCGGGTGACCGACGTGGTTGTGCGCACCGAGATGGCGTATTGGGATCTGGTGGCGGCGCGCCAGGACGTGACGGTAAAAGCCGAAAGCGTGAGCGTGGCCCGCGAGCAGGTGGACCGCAACAAACGAATGATCGACGCCGGCACGCTGGCCCCCGTGGAACTGGCGGCATCGGAGGCCGAACTGGCGCGGCGCGAGGACACCTACCACGCGGCTGTTGGAGTGGTGACCGAAGTGGAGAACTCGCTCAAGACGCTCATCGCCGGCGGACGCCAGGATGACATCTGGAAGGACGCGATCGTGCCCAGCGAAGAGAACACAGTGGAACGGCCGGAGAGCAACCTGAACGCCGCGGTTTCCACGGCGCTGTCCCGGCGGCGCGAACTGCGGGAGCTGACGCTGCGGAACGAGATCAACGGGACGCAGGCGGACCTGGCGAAGGATCAGTTGAGGCCGCAGGTGAATCTCGTCGGCGCATACATCAGCACCGGGCTCGCGGGGTCCCAGGCATCGACGAGCAACCCGTTCTCCGAGGCAAACGTACTGACGGCGACGCGGCTGAACGAGCTCTCCGCGATCGCGGGATTGCCGCCGCTGCCGACGGACGGTTTCGGCTCCGGTGTGCCGACCAGCCTCGTGGGCGGATACGGGTCGGCGCTGAGCGGTCTTTTCGGCGGCAGTTATCAATCCGTGCAGGTGGGCATTTCGCTCGATTGGAACGTGCGGAACCGGGCGGCCTTATCAGCGTTGGGTCAGACTGCGGTGAACGAGCGTCGCTTGAAATTCGAGCGGGCGCGCACCGAGCAGGCGATTGAATCCCAAGTCCGCAACGCCCTGCAGGCGCTCGAGACGGCCCGGCAGCGGATCACAGCGTCGGAAGCGGCCGTGAAGGCGGCGAAGGAAAAGCTAGACAGCGAGACGCGGTTGTTTCAATCCGGAGAGTCGACGAACTTCTTCGTATTGACGCGGCAGAACGAGTATTCGGATTCGATGCGCAGACTGGTGGTGAGCCGGCTCGAATACAACAAGGCGGTGGCGCGGCTGCACTTGGCGCTCGGCACCACGCTCGAGACGCACCAGATCAGCGTTCGATAG
- the pgsA gene encoding CDP-diacylglycerol--glycerol-3-phosphate 3-phosphatidyltransferase, whose amino-acid sequence MNLPNVLTLLRIFFVPLLVAALVQESLAFHIGHIAVTNELLALGIFLAAAATDLLDGYVARRWGQITTVGTLLDPIADKLLISAALISLVQVRVLAGWIAILLIGREFAVTGLRSIAAGAGYTIQANDLGKTKMVSQVLAVSVLMLSMRWAELHSAAMACLWVVVFFSVISAVTYFAKFWRKVDEGVKTRRRREILLQERLRQRAERKRSAAAGVAPFEQAIER is encoded by the coding sequence ATGAATCTGCCCAATGTTCTAACGCTTCTCCGGATCTTCTTCGTGCCGCTGTTGGTGGCGGCACTAGTACAGGAGAGCCTCGCGTTTCACATCGGGCACATCGCCGTTACGAATGAGTTGCTGGCGCTGGGGATTTTTTTGGCCGCCGCCGCGACCGATCTGCTGGACGGCTATGTGGCGCGACGCTGGGGGCAGATCACCACTGTCGGCACGCTCCTCGATCCCATCGCCGACAAGCTGCTGATCTCCGCCGCGCTGATCTCACTCGTCCAGGTGCGCGTGCTTGCGGGCTGGATCGCCATTCTCCTCATCGGGCGCGAATTTGCCGTCACCGGCTTGCGCAGCATCGCCGCCGGCGCCGGCTATACGATCCAGGCCAATGACCTCGGCAAGACGAAGATGGTCTCGCAGGTGCTTGCCGTTTCGGTACTGATGCTCAGCATGCGCTGGGCCGAGTTGCACTCGGCCGCGATGGCCTGTCTGTGGGTGGTTGTCTTCTTCAGCGTTATTTCCGCCGTCACCTACTTCGCCAAGTTCTGGCGCAAAGTGGACGAGGGCGTCAAGACGCGCCGCCGCCGCGAGATCCTGCTGCAGGAACGGCTTCGGCAGCGCGCCGAGCGTAAGCGGAGCGCCGCGGCGGGCGTGGCTCCTTTCGAGCAGGCTATCGAACGCTGA